A region of Natribaculum luteum DNA encodes the following proteins:
- a CDS encoding helix-hairpin-helix domain-containing protein, translated as MAGEYPDDSDDLWKQEVEDQNDRTIREEFKKLREDSRFWVNGFGPFVVERENDQLVGKDGWVAKPEGIDDDQEVREKGVMIAWSRSVLDAVKVRPRGGGGSDYVNVRRLEVDNEHNLKDDVHEPTYGWLKKREGDLVLYSDDVESRYFETVEPTGFDDGTVEFSSAGRSRDEYVDEAEQFTAVPRNLDDYDEPEQFTVTPHGITERGMEWTDSIIIPADEIPSKIEQVAATDHVDPSAYETGGLFPETEIEDSGLTLDDHITEVTGIGDSSELIVDLDVETVGEWWDMGAPFFGVAPAWHDSALEDILGAEFVDETDPQDLMRIFTGYTTGVVYDDEGEQLGGLPNAIFGGFPWDQANWAWFYGNMRSPEHRPAEADNPDGTYQFAFATGDDFPRSTLEFDPEEDTLSGLHPASGAATSMRTKGRSVVRYPAEGLEKGAAYPPKETVEFLSVLFGTDYTNPDVASEHVEVVTTSNSKPHASYVVLFHHPETDAHALIEGDNIVMPEDFDLSGDTYDPIQEWAETAATTIEEREEAFRKEMEVPEYIRRTPLEERDLMVDPQEAGPFTMDDRTGPHPDDQHREDQYPDDEEAAIAEDLAQQIEHEQRMKDAEDASVYDPIADMEDENSAQDDGADDDLRVWEVDVPDDVPREVGEFTLDTEYSAPWSLKWYAYSGSEPSEISATHRTESPWHKVRVDENDVGYSVTVSYRKRHGGLKSNPNRVLTGASRDAALAFAEAYMETFGPDDYDDGDLLDSRDTWQAGRQAAERNMGNLEVTGISHLYPTDWTTDETGSPVPPADDIDDQDNADDVDEWAQALETLRAEYGDSYGERVEAVADIRRAAETEPPRSLADEGVTQPIFRYQDVDPADAWNQIQERAGEDDAEQIREVIIEAADEIGTDADDSDDVYDPTDDLEIGDNDAIDTETDTTPGEDRDLLLEVEGIGPKRADALLEAFDDGRSVAQRAASNWGAVADVDGISEDTARELFDRMKEAGVYDNLRDDTTEGVNSTTVNVNGQPSQAILEDPDEDTGQADDVPETDDLSDALVARGINRITANHLKDSYDTIDDVASAVANADDVTDLKGVGDGSAEEVRAAFVDHNAGDVQDDVADDPKIDPTEIDTDCDNTKDDCTDGDRDACKALVEECGFDREEAEELLAEAKRADGELPPKAKRALSTAWTSYKQAIKKGHEAVEAAEKIKDYQGEPKHAERSMAIINGIREAYGQEPIDFDGVPEVPDVDVPEPVSGPVTPETAGVDVEIEADVYDPILEFS; from the coding sequence ATGGCCGGAGAATATCCAGACGATTCTGACGACCTCTGGAAGCAAGAGGTAGAAGATCAGAACGATCGGACGATACGAGAAGAGTTCAAGAAGCTCCGGGAAGACTCCCGGTTCTGGGTCAACGGATTCGGTCCGTTCGTCGTCGAGCGCGAGAACGACCAACTCGTCGGAAAGGATGGGTGGGTCGCCAAGCCCGAAGGCATCGATGACGACCAGGAGGTCCGTGAGAAAGGTGTGATGATCGCCTGGTCGCGCTCGGTTCTCGACGCGGTAAAAGTCCGACCTCGAGGTGGCGGTGGATCCGACTACGTGAACGTCCGTCGCCTCGAGGTGGACAACGAACACAATCTGAAGGACGACGTCCACGAACCGACCTACGGGTGGCTGAAAAAGCGCGAAGGCGATCTAGTCCTCTACAGTGACGACGTCGAGAGCCGGTATTTCGAGACCGTCGAACCGACTGGATTCGACGACGGGACCGTCGAGTTTTCGAGTGCCGGCCGATCACGCGACGAGTACGTCGACGAGGCGGAGCAGTTCACCGCCGTCCCTCGCAATCTCGACGACTACGACGAGCCAGAGCAGTTCACCGTCACGCCGCACGGCATCACCGAGCGGGGGATGGAGTGGACCGACTCGATCATCATCCCGGCGGACGAGATTCCAAGCAAGATCGAGCAAGTGGCGGCTACCGATCACGTCGACCCCTCGGCTTACGAGACTGGCGGCTTGTTCCCGGAGACTGAGATCGAGGACAGCGGCCTCACTCTCGACGACCACATCACCGAGGTAACTGGGATTGGCGACAGCTCCGAGTTGATTGTCGATCTGGACGTCGAGACCGTCGGAGAGTGGTGGGACATGGGCGCCCCCTTTTTCGGCGTCGCCCCCGCTTGGCATGACTCGGCGCTCGAGGACATCCTGGGCGCCGAATTCGTCGACGAGACAGACCCGCAGGACCTCATGCGGATTTTCACCGGCTACACGACCGGTGTCGTCTACGACGACGAGGGCGAACAGCTGGGTGGGCTCCCCAACGCCATTTTCGGCGGGTTCCCGTGGGATCAGGCAAACTGGGCCTGGTTCTACGGCAATATGCGCTCTCCCGAGCACCGCCCGGCCGAGGCCGACAACCCCGACGGGACCTATCAGTTCGCGTTTGCCACCGGCGACGACTTTCCTCGATCGACGCTCGAGTTTGACCCCGAGGAAGACACCCTATCCGGGCTCCATCCCGCCAGCGGCGCCGCAACCTCCATGCGGACAAAAGGCCGGAGCGTCGTCCGCTATCCAGCGGAAGGACTCGAGAAAGGTGCGGCCTACCCGCCGAAAGAGACCGTCGAGTTCCTGTCTGTCCTGTTCGGTACCGACTACACAAACCCCGACGTCGCCAGCGAGCACGTTGAGGTGGTCACGACGTCGAACAGCAAACCGCACGCCTCTTACGTCGTCCTGTTCCATCACCCCGAGACTGACGCTCACGCACTGATCGAGGGCGACAACATCGTGATGCCGGAAGACTTCGACCTCTCCGGCGACACCTACGACCCTATCCAGGAGTGGGCCGAGACCGCTGCCACGACGATCGAGGAGCGAGAGGAGGCGTTTCGGAAAGAAATGGAGGTCCCCGAGTATATTCGGCGAACGCCGCTCGAGGAGCGCGACCTGATGGTCGATCCCCAGGAGGCCGGCCCGTTCACGATGGACGACCGAACCGGCCCTCATCCCGACGATCAGCACCGCGAGGACCAGTACCCGGACGACGAGGAGGCTGCGATCGCGGAAGACCTCGCCCAACAGATCGAGCACGAGCAGCGTATGAAGGACGCCGAAGACGCCAGCGTCTACGACCCGATCGCTGACATGGAGGACGAGAACAGCGCCCAGGACGACGGCGCCGACGACGATCTCCGCGTCTGGGAAGTCGATGTCCCCGACGACGTCCCCCGCGAGGTCGGCGAGTTCACCCTCGACACCGAGTATAGTGCGCCGTGGTCGCTGAAATGGTACGCCTACAGCGGGAGCGAACCCTCCGAAATCTCGGCAACCCACCGGACTGAGTCCCCGTGGCACAAGGTTCGCGTAGACGAGAACGACGTCGGTTATTCGGTCACCGTCTCCTACCGGAAGCGCCACGGCGGGCTGAAATCGAACCCGAATCGCGTTCTTACCGGCGCCTCTCGCGACGCCGCGCTGGCGTTCGCCGAGGCGTACATGGAGACGTTCGGCCCGGATGACTACGACGACGGTGATCTCCTCGACTCCCGCGACACCTGGCAGGCTGGCCGCCAGGCCGCCGAGCGCAACATGGGCAACCTCGAGGTGACCGGGATTTCGCACCTCTACCCGACCGACTGGACGACCGACGAAACCGGAAGTCCGGTGCCGCCGGCCGACGACATCGACGATCAGGACAACGCCGATGACGTCGATGAGTGGGCCCAGGCTCTCGAGACCCTGCGCGCCGAGTACGGCGATAGTTACGGCGAACGCGTCGAGGCGGTCGCCGACATTCGCCGCGCCGCCGAGACGGAACCGCCGCGCTCGCTGGCCGACGAGGGCGTCACGCAGCCAATTTTCCGCTATCAAGACGTCGACCCGGCCGACGCCTGGAACCAGATCCAGGAGCGTGCCGGCGAGGACGACGCCGAGCAGATCCGCGAGGTAATCATCGAAGCCGCCGACGAGATCGGAACCGACGCCGACGACAGTGACGACGTCTACGATCCGACGGACGACCTCGAGATCGGCGACAACGACGCGATCGATACTGAGACCGACACCACTCCTGGGGAGGACCGCGATCTCCTACTCGAAGTTGAAGGAATCGGCCCGAAGCGAGCCGACGCACTCCTCGAGGCGTTCGACGACGGTCGATCAGTTGCCCAGCGAGCCGCGAGCAACTGGGGAGCAGTCGCCGACGTCGACGGGATTAGCGAGGACACCGCTCGAGAGCTGTTTGACCGGATGAAAGAGGCCGGTGTTTACGACAATCTCCGGGACGACACAACCGAAGGCGTCAACTCGACGACCGTCAATGTGAACGGCCAGCCGTCTCAGGCTATCCTCGAGGACCCTGACGAGGACACCGGCCAGGCCGACGATGTTCCCGAGACGGATGACCTGTCCGACGCGCTCGTTGCGAGAGGTATCAACCGGATCACGGCCAACCATTTGAAGGACTCTTACGACACGATCGACGACGTTGCGAGCGCCGTCGCGAATGCCGACGACGTCACCGACCTGAAAGGGGTCGGCGACGGCTCGGCCGAGGAGGTCCGCGCCGCTTTCGTCGATCACAACGCCGGCGACGTCCAGGACGACGTCGCCGACGACCCCAAAATAGATCCGACAGAAATAGACACAGACTGCGACAACACCAAGGACGACTGTACTGACGGAGACAGAGACGCCTGCAAGGCGCTCGTCGAGGAATGCGGCTTTGATCGTGAGGAGGCCGAAGAACTCCTCGCTGAAGCCAAACGTGCCGACGGAGAACTTCCGCCGAAGGCCAAACGCGCCCTTTCGACGGCCTGGACGTCGTACAAACAGGCAATCAAAAAGGGCCACGAGGCGGTCGAGGCGGCTGAAAAGATCAAAGACTATCAGGGCGAACCCAAGCACGCAGAGCGGTCGATGGCGATTATCAACGGGATCAGAGAAGCATACGGCCAGGAGCCGATCGACTTTGACGGCGTACCGGAGGTGCCGGACGTCGATGTCCCCGAACCCGTTTCAGGGCCAGTTACGCCAGAAACTGCGGGTGTCGACGTCGAAATCGAGGCGGACGTCTACGACCCTATCCTCGAGTTCTCATGA
- a CDS encoding HNH endonuclease: MSKLPFEIGRTYHRVEDIHEEFGGNRYSGIAPCGDYPYVFIFFGESGEWHGYDDELLEDGRLLYTGEGRDGDMTMEAGNAAIRDHEENNDEIHVFESGEGAWEVSYVGQFEYEDHHWTRLPDRSDNMRDAVRFELVPAGGVEMDTGVTSLDDIPVDELYDQAEASVNGEGRTTSESRSRTTYSRSEVVRKYALRAADGVCQGCGDDAPFLTDDGEPFLEVHHLRRRSDGGADHPKNVIALCPNCHRRVHHGRNGNEFNQDLIGRAEQLLPR; encoded by the coding sequence ATGAGTAAGCTTCCGTTTGAAATCGGGCGGACGTACCATCGGGTCGAGGATATTCACGAAGAGTTCGGCGGAAACAGGTATAGCGGAATCGCGCCCTGTGGGGATTACCCGTACGTCTTCATTTTCTTCGGCGAATCCGGAGAATGGCACGGATATGACGATGAACTCCTCGAGGATGGAAGGCTACTCTACACCGGTGAAGGACGAGACGGAGACATGACAATGGAGGCCGGAAATGCAGCAATCCGGGACCACGAAGAAAATAACGACGAGATTCATGTCTTCGAAAGCGGTGAAGGTGCGTGGGAGGTGTCCTATGTCGGTCAGTTTGAATATGAGGATCATCACTGGACGCGTCTCCCAGATCGTAGCGATAATATGCGCGATGCAGTCCGATTCGAGCTCGTCCCTGCCGGTGGTGTGGAAATGGATACTGGGGTCACAAGCCTCGATGACATCCCCGTAGATGAACTGTACGATCAGGCTGAGGCGAGTGTGAATGGCGAAGGTCGAACGACGAGCGAATCGCGATCTCGCACCACGTATTCACGATCGGAGGTTGTTAGAAAATACGCGCTTCGAGCCGCTGACGGTGTGTGTCAAGGCTGTGGTGATGATGCCCCGTTTCTCACTGATGATGGAGAACCCTTCCTCGAGGTACACCATCTTCGCCGGCGCAGCGACGGTGGGGCCGACCACCCAAAGAATGTGATCGCACTATGTCCGAACTGCCATCGACGGGTCCACCATGGGCGTAATGGAAACGAATTTAATCAAGATCTGATTGGCAGAGCAGAACAACTACTCCCGAGGTAG
- a CDS encoding ATP-binding protein: MGRIAVIGQSGTGKSWGAGAVIERILDPNHPRNPGETFDYAVLFDPEDEERGLCDTNGKHDPLFRRLEVTIEKAKELDWRKVLYNHRRIRVVPDMTEEDMAPTYGAICGATFELCKDLTPSRSALVCGDEVGQYASEHGIDDRVLTLQSRGRKHEAETVHIMQRPQQVNSELISQCDRRIYFRVNDDNDLGKINKSATFNVYSIDEAGGRGLEELNDREVVIENVGAGEVLVESTNDWNRLRPHLAKDDGLLDQVLGV, translated from the coding sequence ATGGGACGTATCGCCGTGATCGGTCAGTCTGGAACGGGAAAGTCCTGGGGTGCAGGTGCCGTGATCGAGCGGATTCTGGATCCAAACCATCCGCGGAATCCTGGCGAGACATTTGACTACGCCGTCCTGTTCGATCCAGAAGACGAGGAACGTGGGCTGTGTGATACAAACGGGAAGCACGACCCTCTCTTTCGGCGTCTCGAGGTGACCATCGAGAAGGCGAAAGAACTCGATTGGCGGAAGGTCTTGTACAACCACCGCCGGATCCGGGTTGTTCCAGACATGACTGAGGAGGACATGGCACCGACCTACGGAGCGATCTGTGGGGCTACGTTCGAGTTGTGTAAGGATCTGACCCCCTCGCGTTCGGCGCTCGTCTGTGGCGACGAAGTTGGACAGTACGCCAGTGAACACGGCATCGACGATCGTGTGCTCACACTCCAGTCTCGAGGCCGGAAACACGAAGCCGAGACCGTCCACATCATGCAGCGCCCCCAGCAGGTGAACAGCGAACTCATCAGCCAGTGTGACCGGCGGATCTACTTCAGGGTGAACGACGACAACGACTTGGGGAAGATCAACAAGAGCGCCACGTTCAACGTCTACAGTATCGACGAGGCAGGTGGTCGTGGCCTCGAGGAGCTCAACGATCGCGAGGTCGTGATCGAGAACGTCGGGGCGGGTGAGGTCCTGGTCGAGTCGACGAACGACTGGAACCGCCTCCGCCCGCACCTCGCGAAGGACGACGGCCTGTTAGATCAGGTCCTCGGCGTCTAA
- a CDS encoding ISH6 family transposase: MHATIDAQVTVSIDLDKTLPLATLAESFTELHLEATILEELVKSLDERLVEAYCGEKHARGNGDRRFQRAGTSTRTAVTTAGEHEFTLHHVKDTAATGDNPTYFRPLEDLIKFDGQRIYQEDISLQSTELATSLSFRDAVAHGDGFTPMPSRTTINRRVREYGSKLGDFVRDRLPGTNADTVVPDGTKCHSQDDHCTYHDVNVTLGQITEDNAETTLLDVNVNEPWDDTAEDLEENEAITDDATVVSDAEESLVDAFETSYRSHQLDLVHVGRTLGYKLWKDGTFSLETRKAIASDVTNDLFHLKNSVALHAPRNERLAIRERIAQTLENLTKEAWRLEQQDSPKAAAYLRKWAEATVTFAELALEGQEVLWTSNVVERAMGEISKRCKNQWMRWTESGLESLLWLNLVRYAESEQFAAFADELLERSAKTAITLEVSVDATRGEL; the protein is encoded by the coding sequence ATGCACGCCACAATCGACGCGCAAGTCACGGTTAGTATCGACTTAGACAAAACGCTACCGCTTGCCACTCTCGCTGAATCTTTTACAGAGCTTCACCTCGAGGCGACGATCCTCGAGGAGCTTGTCAAAAGCCTCGACGAGCGCCTCGTCGAGGCGTACTGTGGGGAGAAGCACGCGCGCGGAAACGGCGATCGCCGTTTCCAGCGCGCCGGAACCTCAACACGAACAGCTGTGACAACCGCAGGAGAGCACGAATTCACCCTTCATCACGTCAAAGATACCGCTGCCACCGGTGACAATCCTACCTACTTCCGCCCTCTCGAAGATCTCATCAAATTCGACGGGCAGCGCATCTATCAAGAGGATATTTCACTCCAGAGTACCGAACTCGCTACGTCGCTCAGCTTTCGTGATGCCGTCGCCCACGGCGACGGCTTCACTCCGATGCCTTCGAGAACGACGATCAACCGCCGAGTCCGTGAGTACGGCAGCAAACTCGGTGACTTCGTTCGTGATCGGCTTCCTGGGACGAATGCAGACACTGTCGTTCCTGACGGAACGAAGTGTCATAGCCAGGACGATCACTGCACGTACCACGACGTCAACGTCACTCTCGGACAGATCACCGAAGACAACGCGGAAACCACGCTCTTAGACGTCAATGTCAACGAGCCGTGGGACGATACAGCAGAAGATCTCGAAGAGAACGAGGCGATCACTGACGACGCGACGGTCGTCAGTGACGCCGAGGAATCCCTCGTCGACGCCTTCGAGACCAGCTATCGATCTCATCAGCTCGATCTCGTTCATGTCGGTCGAACGCTTGGATACAAGCTGTGGAAGGACGGTACCTTTTCGCTCGAAACGCGGAAAGCGATCGCCTCAGACGTCACAAACGACTTGTTCCATCTGAAAAACTCGGTTGCGCTCCATGCACCGAGGAATGAGCGTTTGGCGATCCGCGAGCGGATCGCCCAAACGCTCGAGAACCTCACGAAGGAGGCGTGGCGCTTAGAGCAACAGGACTCTCCAAAAGCAGCGGCGTACCTCCGAAAATGGGCAGAAGCAACCGTCACGTTCGCCGAACTCGCACTCGAGGGACAAGAGGTTCTGTGGACGTCGAACGTGGTCGAACGAGCCATGGGCGAAATCTCGAAGCGGTGTAAAAACCAGTGGATGAGATGGACAGAGTCCGGCTTAGAATCGCTCCTCTGGCTCAATCTCGTGAGATATGCCGAGTCCGAGCAGTTCGCGGCGTTCGCCGACGAACTGCTCGAGCGTTCAGCCAAAACAGCCATCACATTGGAGGTGTCAGTTGACGCTACCAGAGGCGAACTCTAG